Proteins co-encoded in one Candida albicans SC5314 chromosome 3, complete sequence genomic window:
- a CDS encoding uncharacterized protein (Ortholog of C. dubliniensis CD36 : Cd36_80830, Debaryomyces hansenii CBS767 : DEHA2F17930g, Candida tropicalis MYA-3404 : CTRG_04030 and Candida lusitaniae ATCC 42720 : CLUG_04224) codes for MGLDFNKEDLHEKFSDSVFEPKKNVDKSELSLVTTFTESSKSNETRASLNSCTDASIIEHETEPETKKGLDTRTHKTNTLCLFNQPKSNKSKKTENSTSTTKMETKKLITPRVFDGKTTMQLEERSKAKTISISREGVSKTQPQSQISSNFSAVSFSELIGQVEATKCNLEKELDLTRRKLSKVESEKLERDQNIRILTDVNARTKSQVEALFKHVTRLDSDFNDLRHEKDKAGKKYQKIKDDTNRYKAKVGELSSILDESKQSLNSMRMQMQVHFKVKELEIQQKDVQLDEISGLLSEEKIKLAEMQKMSFDLSQWESKMLEMNQNLATDISDRFFNSIKQFIGSENLNNILESKFQFIEKEFKSFLSNEIGSKVAELGAASLDKNQRLSVLVSTEFEKAAMAGIENHATTRDYLLKQFQANIGLIQKGALDVQDVRLEYDQKFKSLESKITHLETRKTQLERELSSHKSLSHDKILHLTEKSHGLQEQLAIAKQKLIDCDSTAERSALNILQAQEELEAKKVLLHEKDTKFYELQKNLEFQSFALQSKVNEENKNRLFFIESRNSLSKEVKVLELVIKNLTRDYEACQRVKATETLECDKWKIKYDDMKEQNDLLQETLRNCFAQNQESNDTVSQLMQQHVEQLNTIKSELNAERKKTTSLEQTNLKLQSEIEAKELSMKSEEDINYCKRMFEVVGETLKNEEAVTKGLEVQIKDISEFMKNSNMIYQRDFKDLYETLSSLKSQLKHSMEISSFRYDNSSTLEGPKVNTERQVLLPSTNQNLRGHKPVGVSEPSTKTTQRIKSRKKIPKSKELDISQEPYKTHRKHTNIDSNLGANQCKDTITLANSSDQKELDLKSRSSQKTLNKQIAEDVFSLSHITSSPPSKKSKKK; via the coding sequence ATGGGCTTGGATTTTAACAAAGAAGATTTACATGAGAAATTTCTGGATCTGGTCTTTgaaccaaagaaaaatgttGATAAGTCTGAGCTCTCCTTGGTAACAACTTTCACGGAGTCGTccaaatcaaatgaaaCAAGAGCTAGTTTGAATTCTTGTACGGATGCCAGTATAATTGAGCACGAAACAGAGCCTGAAACTAAGAAGGGCTTGGATACTCGTACTCATAAGACAAATACATTATGTTTATTTAATCAACCAAAGTCGAATAAATCGAAAAAGACTGAAAATCTGACTTCAACTACAAAAATGGAAACCAAAAAACTTATTACACCAAGGGTTTTTGATGGTAAAACGACGATGCAGTTGGAAGAACGAAGCAAGGCTAAGACTATCAGTATTCTGCGTGAAGGTGTATCAAAAACTCAGCCACAGTCACAAATATCCAGCAACTTTCTGGCAGTGTCGTTTTCAGAATTAATCGGGCAGGTAGAAGCTACAAAATGCAACttggaaaaagaattggatCTTACTCGAAGAAAGTTACTGAAGGTGGAATCAGAAAAACTAGAGAGGGATCAGAATATAAGAATCTTGACAGATGTGAATGCTCGAACTAAAAGCCAAGTTGAAGCATTGTTCAAACATGTAACTAGATTGGACTCtgattttaatgatttaagGCATGAGAAAGACAAAGCAGGAAAGAAATACCAAAAGATTAAGGATGACACAAATCGTTATAAAGCTAAAGTAGGTGAGCTTTCTTCTATCCTTGATGAATCAAAGCAAAGTTTGAATTCCATGAGAATGCAAATGCAAGTACATTTTAAGGTCAAAGAGTTGGAAATACAACAGAAAGATGTTCAGCTTGATGAGATATCTGGCCTATTGTCTGAggagaaaataaaattagCTGAAATGCAAAAAATGTCATTTGACTTGTCACAATGGGAATCTAAAATGTTGGAAATGAACCAAAATTTAGCAACAGATATATCTGATCGGTTTTTTAACTCAATTAAACAGTTCATAGGATCCGAAAATTTGAACAACATTTTGGAAAGCaagtttcaatttattgagAAAGAGTTTAAAAGTTTTTTGTCAAACGAAATCGGGTCAAAAGTAGCTGAGTTGGGAGCAGCTTCACTTGataaaaatcaaagatTAAGTGTTTTGGTAAGTACTGAATTTGAGAAAGCAGCTATGGCTGGGATTGAAAATCATGCAACAACTAGAGACTATTTGCTTAAACAATTTCAGGCCAACATTGGATTAATACAAAAAGGTGCTTTGGATGTCCAGGACGTAAGACTTGAATACgatcaaaaatttaaacTGTTGGAGTCGAAGATTACTCATTTGGAAACAAGGAAAACGCAATTGGAGAGAGAGCTTTCTAGTCATAAAAGTTTATCACACGATAAAATATTACATTTAACTGAAAAGCTGCATGGATTACAAGAACAATTAGCTATTGCTAAACAAAAACTCATTGATTGTGATTCCACTGCAGAAAGACTGGCACTTAATATTTTACAAGCTcaagaagaattagaagCAAAAAAGGTCTTGTTGCATGAAAAGGATACTAAATTTTATGAGTTGCAAAAGAATTTGGAGTTCCAACTGTTTGCCTTGCAGTCAAAAGTaaatgaagaaaacaaGAACCGTTTATTCTTTATCGAATCGAGAAATTCATTGTCAAAAGAAGTTAAAGTCTTAGAGTTGGTTATTAAGAATCTTACCAGAGATTATGAAGCCTGTCAAAGAGTAAAGGCAACTGAAACTTTGGAATGTGATAAATGGAAGATCAAATACGATGACATGAAGGAGCAAAATGATTTGTTACAGGAAACACTAAGGAACTGTTTTGcacaaaatcaagaatCAAATGATACTGTATCACAACTCATGCAACAACATGTGGAGCAGTTGAATACAATAAAGAGTGAATTGAATGCTGAACgcaaaaaaacaacaagttTGGAACAAAcgaatttgaaattacaaTCAGAAATAGAAGCCAAAGAGTTGTCCATGAAACTGGAAGAGgatattaattattgtaAAAGGATGTTTGAAGTAGTTGGTGAAACTTTAAAGAATGAGGAGGCTGTAACTAAGGGTTTGGAAGTTCAGATCAAAGATATTTCAGAGTTCATGAAGAATAGTAATATGATCTATCAGCGTGACTTCAAAGATTTGTATGAAACTTTGAGTTCACTAAAATCACAATTAAAACATTCCATGGAAATATCATCCTTTAGATATGATAATAGCAGTACTTTGGAAGGTCCTAAAGTAAACACTGAAAGGCAAGTTTTGCTACCCCTGACAAACCAAAATCTTAGAGGCCATAAACCTGTGGGTGTCTCTGAACCGTCAACCAAAACAACCCAAAGAATTAAAAgtagaaagaaaataccAAAATCTAAAGAATTGGATATCTCACAAGAGCCTTATAAAACACACAGGAAGCACACAAATATCGATTCAAACTTGGGAGCTAACCAATGCAAAGATACTATAACGTTGGCAAATCTGCTGGATCAAAAGGaattggatttgaaaaGTAGGAGTTCTCAAAAGACTTtgaacaaacaaattgcTGAGGATGTGTTTTCCCTCTCCCATATTACAAGTTCACCTCCTTCTAAGAAGtccaagaaaaaatga